From the Centropristis striata isolate RG_2023a ecotype Rhode Island chromosome 5, C.striata_1.0, whole genome shotgun sequence genome, the window tatgtaGACGCTCTTTGACGATACTACTTACTGTTGATTAATAATGGAGAAGACAAGTGGTGAATCGCCCAATGTGGtgtttgaggaaaaaagttaaaaacaatgCACACAAAGGCAACTGCTAGTCTTAAATTACTCAATCTCCCATACAACGTCTGTGATGTCCTGGTCCGTTTGAAGCTTCCTGTTAACTGCGCTCATATTAGCTGATCTCCATCGAAAGCACGCCTTGTACATATACGTGTAGTGCTTGAGAGCTATGAAACGGATTACTTTACAGATTGCGGCTCACTGCGGAGACTCAATGACGCACGGATACGCGCAGCCCCAATAAATACTTCTTTATATGGAGGATCTAGCTCAGGCTACACCCTGCAGCTTAGATGTACCTAACGCTTCGTATCTTTATATGGTGAGGTGATGTCAACGTCTTAATTTATTGAACCATATTATTGGCAGTTTGAGTAATGCTACAACTGTACAGAGTGAGAGGTATAGGCTATATGCTTTCAGTCACGTACTCAGAGTACACGCCCACTTTTTGTTCCCGCTGTGACTGCTGTTTGTCTTGACATgtttacaacaacaataaatgttatatttgcagcttaacataatacattttaggtaAAAAAGGGAAAGGAATGTTAATACTGTGTCATTATGATTTAGATAAGAGTATGTTTGAGGATGAATgtaataaaatactaataaattaTGCTTCAAAACTTTTTTCCCCAGGTGAGCAGGACACCAGTTCCCACGGAACATGGATAGTGGCTGGTTTATTGGAAATCAGAGGATTCCCCCTTCAGAGGAGGAGGCTTCCAGCTCTTGCAGCAGCGTCTCAAGACCCTGCATGACTATCAACCTGACTGAAATGCTTAGAGCTGACAAACCGAGTGCAGTGAAGAAGCCAATTCCAATCCGCCCCCCAAACCCCAGAGTTTCTGCACCCAGGGCGAAAGAGTTCCACTGCAGCCTCTCTTGTGAACCCACGCCTAAACCCATCATCCGACAGCGCTCACACTCTCTGCCTTCTGCCACAGAAGAGAAGAAACGATGTAGAAATGTTGGCGTACGGTTTGTTGACTCTTTGGGGCTCGACCTGGAGAACATCAAGCTTTTTGAATCTGGAGAGGATCCACTTGTACCACATCATGTTGCCTTCAGATTGTTGATGGGTGCTGAGTTGGCAGATGGAAGGCATCTGGAGATATCCCTGCCATACTTGAAGCCGGTTTTTGCTCAACAACCTGGCGACCAGCAAGGGTTCCTGCACCGCCTCTATGAGCAGAAAGTGTGCCTGGAGAGAGTCTTGTGTAATGAACTGGGTGTGATCGGAATTGCCCAGGTCCTCAATTTGGGCTTTGAGAAAGATCTTATCGCTCGCTATTCATTTACAGAGTGGAAGAGCTGCACAGAAACTCAGGCTACTTGGGTGTCCACCATCACCAAGACCTGGGAAGGAGGAGGGGAACTCAGTTGTGATACATTTCATTTCCACCTGCCTGTTCCTCCATTCCTTCAGCCAGGAGCAGTGTTACAGTTTGCCATTCAATACAAGGTCTCTGGTGCTGAATACTGGGACAATAATAATGGAGAGAATTATAAGTTAGTTTGCCATAATTACAAGCTCACTGTGCCCAAAGAGTGTGAGGATAGCATGGTGCACTTCATTTAGAATTCTGACTAAAAGTAAAGGAAGTCTGTATACAGCACTTTATGATGGGTCATCAAGACCTGTTTAATATGCATAAATAACTGCATTGTGACATATAATGTTCTTTTTGTTAGACAAACaggattttgtttttattaagtttgaTTCAAGATAAACTGTCAACTCAGAATTAGTCTGAGTGAACACTAAATACTAATGCACTTCTACATTATGCCATGATTTTGGTGCCACTATTTAACTTTTGTGTTGTCTTTTATAAAATTGCATTCTATTATTAGATTTTCATGGCTATTAAAAAAGCACTTTAATATGGACATATCAAATGGAAATGACATCCACTGAGTGTTGCCTAATATTCattggaaattaaattaatccaCGTCAGTCCATGGTTTTCATCCAGCTGGGTATCTGACATAGAAAATAGTTTTATACAATGCAGGAATTCTTTCTGCAGAACCATTTTACTCTGTATTCAGAGTTTGTTTTTCAGTCAAAAGTTGTTAAACCAAATGCCATACACATGCAATAGATACAATCTTAATGAatcataaatgtattttgtttaacAATAAAGCACAATTCCACATAGtgttcatgttttattattattattactagtgtaatgttttatgttttattgaaagCTAAGTCTGCCACCTCTCCTGGCTAAATTCTACCAGCTTGTATGACTCAAATGTGTTTCTTGTAGCTTTCTTTTATTCCTGAGATAGTTCAAAACATTATATACTACTGTAACAAGTATACTACTGTAACAAGTAACAAGTAGCTAATAAAGCTAACAAGCCCAGATCCAGGACTCATTAAAGctcatgggaaatgtagtttcATCAAAGTTAAAGTGGGGACTTGTTCTAAATGTAATATCCAGCACAGGAGTAGATGCCTGCTTAAGACAAAATATGGACAGAGACCCCGAAAGGCATGTTTCACCTTTCTCAATTTAACTGATAAACGACTCCCTTTCTGCGAAACCCCGGGGGCTTTTATTGCCAGTGAGCTTTGCAAAGTCGTGTGCGAGTggcaccaaagaagaagaactcAAACTCGATGAGGACGAAATGCCGCGCGCATGCGCAATGAGTGAGAATAGGAATATGCTTCGCGCGTTTTGCACTCGACCTGTCAAAAATATTCTTCTCTTTATCCATCCATGGTCAAAAATAGGAATGGCATGTGTCCGGGCGATATTTGACATCACGGTAAGCAATCTTATAGGAATAATAAAATCAACGAGTTTAACGTAGTTTTTCAGTATCTACCTAAGGTTAACGTCGTTAGCTAGCGTCGCAGTAGGCACCGTGTCGTCAACAGTTAACATTAGCTTACATTAGCCAGTAATATCATCCTTAAACTTCCTTTGCTAGAAGGAGTTTAGCTTATGTCTAAACTCTGGTAACGTTACAACAATAAAGCAACATTTCCTAAAGTAGATAAATTATACGTTATTAGTGTTGACAGAACGCTGTGATAAGGTTAGTTTATTAACCGTTAGCGTTAGCCAGCCTACGTCAGTTAACTATATGTTCCAAAATAATCTGACTAACGTTGCGCAGAATGCTACTGAGCCAGAGTGCGGTTAACTGTTAGGTCagtaggcaacctgaggctccagagccacatgtggctcttcaggccatctgcagtgactccctgttgctttgacaattttttttatggattttgtCCAAAATGTAATCCACATTGTTGTAGTGATTCATTCTTACATTCtccaattgtaaaaaatatatatatatattttagtcgacttaaatgtgcatcatagcctaTGACCATCTGGCCCTTCTCCCTATCCTCAAAATTTTTGCCCAAAATAGCtacaacagaaaagacagattcgtttacatcaggggtgtcaaactcaaatttggcccgcagtggcaataccaaattattatattattgtactataaaaggtgacccgccggtattatacggcgcatttaccgctaatactagatttattattgttattttatttttaaatgtattaacctgttgcaaaactttattttgatatttaaatcagaaggatgcaaatagaaaagaggcatacgatttttatttaataaattaatgacattgatgtgttttttatttgaaatttgattttgcatgtctgctctatttagttatatattgtatgtttataagcattgctggttccatatttaatgttaaagcaaaacatgtttggtatatattaaaaggtttatttgttcaattttggcccgcgattttattcaagttttaaattttggcccattgtgtatttgagtttgacacccctggtttacatGAACTGCCAGTGCTTCACGATGAGTGATTTGCTTGATTTGCATCGAGAAATTAGCcaattactttcattataaggctcaaagatgcggctccagagggatttttctttctggttttttggccaaaaatgtctcttttcatggaaaaggttgctgacccctgtgTTGGTTAATGTCAACTGCCAGTGGAGGTTTATAGACCGCCTAAGCAGGTCAACGTTAACCTTACAGTTACCTcaagtttattgtttgtaacgTTAGTACAGAATTGAATGTCTTTATCCTAACAGTCTTACTGAAGACACCAGAGATCAAACGGCCGTAAAGTTGTTCATCAGAAAGAAAAATGGCACCGGGACAAGACGCTCGGGTAGGAGTACAAACCTTTCACAAGCTTACAAACAGTCCTTTTGATAAACTTAACCTTATTTAAATGTTAAGTAGTGGTGAAAAAGTGAACTTTGATTAATCTTCTTCAAATCTAGTTGGAGAAAGTCATTGATGAGGTGTTAAAGATTGGGGATGTCCATAAACTGGAAGTATTCTTGCAAAGTGGCAAATATGAAGGAAGCCCCGTGAAATGTTCCCCACAGTTTCTCAACAAATTGGATAAGCTTGTCAGCAGGGTAAGATGTAGCCCAGCATACTTATTAATATGTGAGCTATGGTTGGTTATAGATTTACTGAAAGCATATCGATATTGTTTATGTAGAGTTTGgataaaaaaacagataccAGGTCAGCCAGTTTGGGTTTCACTATCCTCCACAAGTGTGGGAAACACCTGAAACTGCCTGGTGGTTGTCAAGGGCTGTCAGGAATAATAAGTCAAGGCCTTCTCAAAAAGATAAGTATACTTCCAGAACATACAGAAACCCAGTGTTGTATAGGTAGATTCATTAACTCAGTTGTTGATTGAATCTGGTTTTGTGCACATGGTGCAATGGTTTGAGAAATGCAGGCAGCTATGGATCCAGTGTGGCCCACACTGGGATGAGACCATGTTCAACCTGTCTGAAGACTTCTTTGATGCTTTAATGGTGAGTTGATgtctaaaatgaaaatatgtattttattataattcaaCATATTCTTTATGTTAGTGTCCATGATCTAATACAGTTTTATCTTCTATCTGTTATAGGTGGTTCATGACGCATGCAAAGAGGGTATGCttgtacatttctttatttgtcctcagtatgtgtgtgtttcatcttCAATAAGAACAATATTCCACCTTGAATTGCTAAACGTTGAGAAACATAATAATGAGTATTTATCCTACAAACACAAACTTCTTAGGACATCAACTCACATGATGAATCTCAGTGTATAACAAAACATTTGTCTCTGCTCATAGTGTTTCTGTAACATGTTTTTGCAGGAACAAACACCGTCACAGAGTCCTTTCTGTATCCTGTTGGTCAGTTGGCAGTAGACCCTAGAGTCCACATCCTGATCCAAAAAGAGGTTTGAAATGGTTTTGAGACTACTTTTTTTGGAGTAGCATTACAAAGTAAGTAAGATGTTACTTATATAATAACTTGCTAACAATATTCTAACAGGCAGTCCGTAAATTTAACCTGATTCTGGACAAAATCCCAGTGGAGCTTAAGAAAGAGAGGAAGCTCCTAACATCACAGGAAGCTTCAGATATCATGTATGTCATGATATTTTTCTTAGTAAGGATCATTGTTCATAATTGTATACTATGTCACTATCCACATGCTCTTGAACCTTTGCTTGTTTTTACATCTCTATAGGATCAAGCTTGCTGGGCAGATATTGAAGGGTGGTGGTGAGTTATTTTTATCAATAGTTCCGTCTCTCTTCACTCAAAACCATGCAAAGAGAaaaatttaacacattttttttgtcagattatGACTTGCAGACTGCCCTGATGGAGGCATTGTGCAGAATGGCCACTCCTAACCAGAGGAAGGAGCTGGCTGATCGCTGGTTCAGCATGGAGCATGTGGCCAGTGCCTTTGTTAGGATCCGTGATTCTGAGTTTGAGACGGTAAAAATGTATAAGTTCTCCAAGTACATTACATTTGCATCTGATTTGCATTTTGTAGGAGCTCAGCtacatataatttaatataaatatgtctGATTTCAGGATTGTCGCAAGTTTCTGAACTTGGTGAATGGGATGCAGGGAGACAAGAGAAGGTACACAAATACATCCATGCTGTCTAACACATGGTCCGGGGAAGGCCATTAGAGTTGCAACTAAAAAGAGGAATAttttagtttaaatgttatttcaaacaAAGTGTTTTGGTCTTAGGTCTGCCTCTATCCAGCAATATGCATCCatagaataaaatattgtgtagTTCTGCAACAGCTTATTTCTAACAGTATCTTTACATAAAAATCTCCCTCCCTAAATGTCCCCTCTCTACTACAGAGTGTTTTCTTATCCTTGCTTGGAGGCCTATCTGGACAAGCATGAGGTCAGTATCTACAGGgtcaaaagaaaaatgtcaaaagggACAAAGTAACAAACAGGTTTTGTCCGTCTCAAATTTGAGGcgatgatataaaaaatataaagaagcCTTTGCCTTCTTGGTACAATTAACTGTTCATTTAAGAAAGTTTGTATGTTAGGTGGAATGTCGTAATCTGTATTGTACTCCTAAGTGTATTACGAGATTTGTGGTTATGTTTTCAGCTACTGATGCCCGCTGATGAGAAGCTGGAACAATTTTGGATCGACTTTAACCTTGACAGCCACAGCATCTCCTTTTACTTCTCTTTGCCTGATGAAGATGCACAggtaaaacacaatgaaaattgACATTTATATaatcaatatttatattaacaGTAGATGTATTTCTATTAGAGCCTAAGAAATAATTGTTTCTTTTGTAGGAGGGCCAGTGGGAAACAATATGTATCAATGAAAATGAAGTCCAAAGCTACACTGTTACAGGTAATCAGCACAGAGTCCACTGCATTTGTATTATCTTGCTCAGCACTCTAGCTGCAAATTTTACCTAAACATTGTATTTGAATGTTATATATTGTGTTATGATATTCCACACATTCTCATATACCTGGATTGATTGAAAAATCACATTTGTCTCTGTTAAACCACCGTTTTATCTTGTATGAATCTTAAAATTGATGGATTTATGtgattaaagacatttttatactCAGGACATAAGGATAACACATTATTCAAGAGCAATACATTTCAGGAAGATTACATTCCACTTTGATTTGCATGCGACAGGCCTTGTCTTTaaagtatttgtgtgtgtgtgtgtgtgtgtgtgtgtgtgtgtgagcaagcGTGTATGTGTAATTATAAAACAGTCTTGTTTATCTCCAGATGAGGGCAAGAGGAAAGTCTTGCGGTTAACGTTGTCAGAGGTGGTGATTGTGGGTGAGGCGGAAGGTTCGAGTCTCACCATCCACTTCAGCCCCTCCCTTGACATCCTGCAGGCTGCTCATACTGTCTATGGTCACAGCAAAGACAAAGTATGTCATGGTTTATTCCCTCCGCTCTTATTGACCGCAGTGTGAATAAGAATActctattgtttttttctggcattAAAATCAGGGCTATTAAATGTTAGCAATACAATAATGACATTGAGAAGAACCTGgcaaactgtgaaaaaatgtattttgaaacCACATTCTTGCCTTGGCTCTAGTCTAAAGTGCGTTCTGTCAGTTTGCATTAACAAGCATCTCTTCCTGTCAGGGCTTTGTTGGGAAGACAAGCACATCTGTTGTGAAGACTACAGTTCAAATTATAATGGAAAATAACAGCTCCCAGGTAAGGTGTGGTCATTGCAAATGcgaaaatgcatttttctgaGATGCCTCAGGTGCCATTTTGATGGATTGGACAGGCACATTTTTGCGATTGGCTCACATTGTCAGATTACAAGGTGCCGGTGATATGGTTTTAGATAAAGAAAATGAATCGCTTACAAATTAGGTTCACAATAATGTGATATTGTTGCATCAGAAGTGCGTTTGAAATCGTAAAAAAGCACTGGAGGATGTGAATCAGCATGACAGCTTtgttgcatttgtgtgtttgtactaTATCTCTCCATGTAGGTCGTTCCAGAGAGTCAGATGTCCATAAGTCAAAGTGAAGAAAATACTGCCCCCTACCCTttacctgctgcagctgcacctGTGCAGGTGAATATGTAGCAGTGAAGTTTAATTAACAACACATaggtttgtcattttgtcacttgGTTACAGtagtaattaatattaattcagTCTgctgttaacatattttttttcctaattacCCCAGTTATTTTGTCCAGTTATTTAAgtatttggtaaaaaaaaaaaataataataataataatttagctATTTCGTACATAGCACCACTATGATTTATGCCTACCAAAATTTCCAACAAGTAGATTGTTTGATGGAATGGATATTATGAGGGATAGTTAAAACGACTTTGAAATAAGATGAAACATAGATTTCCAACTTAAATACCTTAAAAATAGCAGGTAAGGCCAGTAGGGGGTGCAGAGAAGCTCAAGCTTTTTTCTGTCCTACTAAGGAATCATTGACTCTGCAGACACTGAATCCTTGTTAACTGTAGAATTTCTAAGTTTCTATTCTGTAGGTAATTATTAATAAGGTGTTATTACCTTctgtattgcatttatattGACCATCATCGGAGGCTACACAAAGGATTCACAAGCACATTCTGATTTTCGATCCAGATGGTGACCCCGTTCAAGACGAGAATTTCAGAGTCTACCACTTTCATCAGCGgcagtggaggaggaagagtgcACAGTGCCGGTTCCCTCTCTGCTGTAATGTCAACAAGTAGGTGTCACCCGAAATCGTCCAGAATAGCTGCTACACCAGTTGTGGTTAATtagtttctatatttttatcttCTTCGATGAATATAGGATTAACagttagaaattaattatttatttgacaacGATGAATTTAAGCAAGGTGTGTCAATTTAGCTTTCAACTTTCTAACATTGTTCTCATCCTCTTCCTTCCTTTTTAGACACTTCAGCCAAGAGTAAAGGAAAGCCACCTCTGGAGATGGTTCGTTCGTGTGATAGGCAAGAGGAATTTTGCCTGGGAGAGCTGAGAACAACTGCTAAGAGCTGTAGTAATGGCACAACACCTAAAAGCACAGTAGCAGGTGGCATGACCAAGCAGGTATGacgtagcctggctaacgccagactaatcacaaatgagattagtctggacaccagcaattcatttctccgtagaggaggcgtggtttacgatcctccagagccgtttattgggcgctacgaatgtctatcaaaagcatctgtacgtagctcttagccaatcgtatcagttataccagatgacgtatgtagagcgacagaaattgatgtttacatagccagactagcccatctctactttgagactaaaatgctcaattctgcttctgcaacgtttttctgcagcatgttctggctctggctgctcatagtctaccagcagtgttggtgtgtctgtgtgtgtctgtgagagagtgttgcttgctgctctgcttctccagttctcgatttctgcaagattattcatttttacgccttatttccccctcatgttattcggccacacacatccactgattttatgggcaatagacgagctgctgcgggtctctcggtgGCTCCGCTGGCTCCCGGCTCGTATCGAGATCACTGGCCTTACAGCTGTGAGCAGTagtggggctagttggtagattagggttttgccaaatcctgtcagaagcaaggctaaaacatcctttttcgtggtgaaacaggagtgtaaagtcaaacgttgttcttcttttaaaatcaactttcgctctaaactatttaaaacgacgtctacagctagatcaaaagagagtttcacgtctgctgcagccatgttggatccgtaagaaaactacaagcttccatctgtcgagtagtatgtgtcatcgtcttgccgtccctccccgttctgtgattggatccctaaaacagggctaagaaacggccttaGTTGCCAGACCGCTtgcaggttcgaaatcaaatcgagcgtgcaaggcagtatgggtatacccaggctacgtATGACGCAATACGGAATACTCAATTTAAGCTCAGCATTCCCATAATGACATCAAAGCATGCGAAATatgattttgtttaattttattgtgtctGTCTCAGAGTTCTACATCTCTACAGAGCAAGGCTTCCAAACTGCCTGATAAGAGTAAgattgacaaacaaaaaaaggtataGTTaccaaattaattatttttatgagcAAAGTCACGCTAGAATATGTTGTCTTACATTTGCACAATCCCTCTGAACTGTTTTCACCATACACGTACTGTGTGAGGGTATGATATGATTGAATTATGAACACAGTAATATAACTTTGAATCATCTTAGTGATTAGGATCAAATCTGATAACCCCAGGCCCAAATAATGTTTGAGGCTATAGATCCCAACCAAAGACTGGTCTCTTGTAGCTGACTGGTGCTAAatatattaagattaagattcccttattagtcccacaatggggaaattcaaactctgcatttaacccatcattTTTGACACACCAATTTATATTTGTTGTAATATATATAGCGTTTGCTGTCTTTGCTTGTCCCACAGGGCACAGCAGTGGCAAAAACAGGTTTTGTTCCAACTGGACAGGGAGGAGAACAGTCTCTGGGTATTATATAACTACAATAACTTTGAATTTAGCTCCGCTAGAAACTCCGCTTGAACACACCACTGATCTTTTTACTTACAGAGCCTACTTTTGTGCCTGATACCCAACCCAGAACTGGAGGAAACATGTAAGCACTGTGAAGGACCTCCACATTGTTTGCAAATCTACTCCCATCAGATTAGCCAGTGTTCTGAttggtaatgttgtgtgtgtttgtgtttatacagtatatgtatagAGATTGCATATGTTAACATTTCCTAATCAAATTGCAGAACTTTGAACTGGAGCAAACTGTCAGTTTCTGAAATGCTTATGATGCCTACACAGAAAATCAATTCTCTGTCAAGACCTGGTAAGCAAATAAGTTATCAGGTCTTTAGTATCTGAAAGAACATCACTAAATGTTTTGTATAATAAAAGCTAGTAACAAAAATTCAACCTTTATTAAATTCTTTTGCTCTTTAGAGTTCTGTTCAAGTTTGGCCCAACAACAGGAGCAACCATCCTCAGCCCAGAGATCGTCAAGTTCAGTCAGCCAAAAGCAACTTCATATAGAACTCACCCAGCGCCTGCAGCAGGTCCTCAATGAGAGGAACCAAGATCCTGCACCTCTGCAGCCATCTGAACcccagataaaaatgtctgtCAGCAAAGACTCTAAAGGCAAAAGCTCTGTGGATCGTAGTGCTTCAACACTGTGTACTCCCAAAGTACAGCAGACCCAGAGAAATGGCCAGGCCAAAGGCAAAAGAAAAAGCCAAATGTCAGCAGGGGCagatgct encodes:
- the ppp1r3da gene encoding protein phosphatase 1, regulatory subunit 3Da, with the protein product MDSGWFIGNQRIPPSEEEASSSCSSVSRPCMTINLTEMLRADKPSAVKKPIPIRPPNPRVSAPRAKEFHCSLSCEPTPKPIIRQRSHSLPSATEEKKRCRNVGVRFVDSLGLDLENIKLFESGEDPLVPHHVAFRLLMGAELADGRHLEISLPYLKPVFAQQPGDQQGFLHRLYEQKVCLERVLCNELGVIGIAQVLNLGFEKDLIARYSFTEWKSCTETQATWVSTITKTWEGGGELSCDTFHFHLPVPPFLQPGAVLQFAIQYKVSGAEYWDNNNGENYKLVCHNYKLTVPKECEDSMVHFI